The Pyricularia oryzae 70-15 chromosome 5, whole genome shotgun sequence genome includes a region encoding these proteins:
- a CDS encoding RanBPM, which produces MSSPYNRGGSGPGQGSSPGFPADHPLHFGSPMRPGPFSAVSGLPGPRALPPLSGFSHLYPPTIPDGGSAASGPNTMGGQYGGGAFIRNNQSDWSPMESHGATALERRSLMSSSPRPNAASIGTSSGSSRYWEARNPQLQPHSRAYEHLYRPALYDGLGPQAQVEATKQFTPSYLRGSTYAKRIDEAHKAKLAALKEGSSNAAMSKHVGGPVPGATNGSILRPGGRGGPGVTGFGPGAQGEPTLAYHSDQVNKSRPPSHLGIAYNVAERPSVAPEETDGINPLPTEWNCNDKYGNIEVVADGLEVKLSGPRPPDRERDHEAYAIRADHFMPPECGIYYFEVTILASKREECTIAVGFSGKQVQLSRAPGWEAESWGYHGDDGRSFATSNVGKDYGPKYGTGDVIGCGVNFRTGTAFYTKNGQNLGTAFRDIKGKMYPVVGLRKTGDHVRTNFGQAPFVFAIDVLMESERSRIREEIELAKPAEISGMGETEFIQQLVVQFLQHDGYIESARAFNQETRAEKNALALKSEDAVEITDIADDEDAINRQRIRKAILEGDIDRALKYTKAYYPRVLSENENVYFRLRCRKFIEMVLKEATQRLEAEKRYSNGSSNGISDHQDTDMDDGAALGTEDEDMDGEDGTDNVSGVPKTVAYGQQLQAEFKDDPRREVKKTLEEIFALVAYKDPLQSKEMAHLLDKKGRVAVAEELNSAILLSLGKHERAALETLWAQTTVLLEDIREDGGPGAFVAISDYTDQIPANP; this is translated from the exons ATGTCAAGCCCGTACAACCGCGGGGGCAGCGGCCCTGGACAGGGGTCCAGCCCAGGCTTTCCTGCAGACCATCCTCTACATTTTGGCAGTCCGATGCGGCCTGGGCCATTTTCAGCCGTGAGCGGATTACCAGGGCCCAGAGCTCTACCGCCACTCAGCGGTTTCTCGCACCTCTACCCTCCCACAATCCCAGACGGCGGCAGCGCGGCATCGGGTCCCAATACTATGGGTGGTCAGTACGGAGGGGGCGCATTCATCCGAAATAACCAGTCCGACTGGTCGCCCATGGAATCTCACGGCGCCACAGCCTTGGAGCGGCGATCGTTGATGTCGTCCTCCCCACGACCTAATGCCGCCTCTATCGGAACCTCATCTGGGAGCAGTAGATACTGGGAGGCCAGAAATCCACAGCTACAACCGCACTCGCGCGCATACGAGCATCTATACCGGCCTGCGCTCTACGATGGTCTCGGACCACAAGCTCAGGTTGAAGCGACGAAACAGTTCACGCCATCATATCTTCGGGGCTCCACATACGCAAAGAGGATAGATGAGGCGCACAAGGCCAAGCTAGCAGCGCTGAAGGAAGGCTCCAGCAATGCGGCCATGTCCAAGCATGTTGGTGGACCCGTACCAGGTGCTACCAACGGCAGTATATTGAGACCAGGCGGCAGGGGTGGTCCTGGGGTTACTGGTTTCGGCCCTGGTGCGCAGGGGGAACCCACCCTCGCATATCACAGTGATCAAGTTAACAAGAGCAGACCACCTTCGCACCTTGGAATTGCATACAACGTCGCTGAGAGGCCCTCGGTAGCGCCTGAAGAAACAGATGGCATAAACCCCTTACCCACAGAGTGGAATTGCAATGACAAATACGGCAACATTGAGGTCGTTGCGGACGGCTTAGAAGTCAAGCTCTCAGGTCCCAGACCCCCCGATCGAGAACGTGACCACGAGGCCTATGCTATCAGAGCAGACCACTTCATGCCGCCAGAGTGTGGTATTTACTATTTCGAAGTGACAATACTAGCCAGCAAGAGAGAGGAGTGCACGATAGCCGTGGGCTTCTCTGGAAAGCAAGTACAGTTGTCCAGAGCACCGGGATGGGAAGCAGAATCGTGGGGTTACCACGGAGACGACGGTCGGTCCTTTGCGACGTCGAACGTGGGTAAAGATTACGGCCCCAAATATGGCACCGGTGATGTCATTGGCTGCGGAGTCAACTTTAGGACGGGCACTGCCTTCTACACCAAAAACGGTCAAAATCTCGGGACCGCGTTCCGCGATATCAAGGGCAAGATGTAtcccgtcgtcggcctcagGAAGACAGGCGATCACGTTAGGACAAACTTTGGGCAAGCGCCATTTGTCTTTGCGATCGATGTGTTGATGGAGAGCGAAAGGAGTAGGATAAGAGAGGAAATCGAGCTTGCCAA ACCGGCAGAGATTTCAGGCATGGGGGAGACCGAGTTCATTCAGCAATTGGTCGTACAGTTTTTGCAGCACGATGGGTACATTGAGAGTGCGCGTGCATTTAACCAAGAGACACGCGCCGAAAAGAACGCACTTGCACTCAAGTCTGAAGACGCCGTTGAGATTACAGATATTGCGGATGATGAAGACGCAATCAACCGCCAAC GCATCCGAAAGGCCATCTTAGAAGGCGATATTGATCGAGCGTTGAAGTACACAAAAGCATACTACCCTCGTGTGCTCTCGGAGAACGAGAATGTGTACTTTCGCTTAAGGTGCCGGAAGTTCATCGAAATGGTGCTGAAGGAGGCCACGCAAAGACTCGAGGCTGAGAAGAGATACAGcaacggcagcagcaacggcaTTTCCGATCACCAGGATACGGACATGGATGATGGGGCTGCCCTAGGAACCGAGGACGAAGACATGGATGGTGAAGACGGTACCGACAACGTCAGCGGTGTTCCAAAGACCGTCGCATATGGCCAACAACTGCAGGCAGAGTTTAAGGATGATCCGAGGCGGGAGGTCAAGAAGACGCTCGAGGAGATTTTTGCCTTGGTGGCATACAAAGACCCATTGCAGTCCAAGGAAATGGCGCACTTGCTTGACAAGAAGGGCAGGGTCGCAGTCGCCGAAGAGCTCAACTCGGCCATTCTGT TATCTCTGGGCAAGCATGAGCGCGCGGCTCTTGAGACCCTGTGGGCTCAAACGACAGTACTCCTAGAAGACATTAGGGAAGACGGCGGACCAGGCGCATTCGTAGCGATATCGGACTATACCGACCAGATTCCAGCGAATCCTTAG